A stretch of the Gemmatimonas sp. UBA7669 genome encodes the following:
- a CDS encoding BCD family MFS transporter, whose product MSKPAELPVRLWRSIGTRWMPFADVGSEDVPLSRLFRLSLFQLAVGMVQTLFVGTLNRVMILELRVPASLVAIMLAIPLLAAPFRALVGFKSDTHRSILGWRRVPYLWIGTQLQFGGLAIMPFALLLLSEKGSGGPVWIAYVASAVAFLLAGAGAHTTQTAGLALATDLVNEDKRPRVIALMYLMMLVGTLVSALILEQLLQPFSSLRLIQVIQGAALFTIVVNAFALWKQEARQRGVVEYKKGERRPQFREAWRTFAAGGQAVGLLVATGLGFFAFNLQDVLLEPYGGEVLHFTVAGTTALTGIMAFGAVLAFVWSATQDRTVKAPLRLASQGVVVGLLGFAMITAGSMMSSNPIWAPFFFRFGVMLIGFGEGLFGVGTLSFAMGMRDATQHGIALGAWGAVFATAEGLSFALSGLMKDALSHLGATQPVGSWLAQPAAPYTAVYGTEIVVLLITLVVLGTVGRRAANQVSVGVARPFGLADIPA is encoded by the coding sequence ATGTCCAAACCCGCTGAGCTTCCGGTGCGCCTCTGGCGCTCGATTGGCACCCGATGGATGCCGTTTGCCGATGTGGGCAGCGAGGACGTACCGCTTTCGCGGCTCTTCCGCCTATCGCTGTTCCAGCTGGCCGTCGGCATGGTGCAGACGTTGTTCGTGGGCACGCTCAATCGCGTGATGATCCTCGAGCTGCGTGTGCCGGCGTCACTGGTGGCCATCATGCTGGCCATTCCACTGCTGGCGGCGCCGTTCCGGGCGCTGGTGGGCTTCAAGTCGGATACGCATCGCAGCATCCTCGGCTGGCGGCGGGTGCCCTATCTGTGGATTGGCACCCAGCTGCAGTTCGGCGGCTTGGCCATCATGCCGTTCGCTCTGCTGCTGCTGTCGGAGAAGGGCAGCGGCGGACCGGTGTGGATTGCCTACGTGGCGAGTGCGGTGGCCTTTTTGCTGGCTGGCGCCGGCGCCCACACCACCCAGACGGCGGGGTTGGCGCTGGCCACCGACCTGGTGAACGAGGACAAGCGGCCGCGTGTGATTGCGCTGATGTACCTCATGATGCTGGTGGGTACGCTGGTGAGTGCGCTCATTCTTGAACAGCTGCTGCAGCCGTTCTCGTCGCTGCGGCTCATTCAGGTCATTCAGGGTGCGGCGCTGTTCACGATCGTGGTCAACGCCTTCGCGCTCTGGAAGCAGGAAGCCCGGCAGCGTGGTGTGGTGGAATACAAGAAGGGCGAGCGTCGCCCCCAGTTCCGCGAAGCATGGCGGACTTTTGCGGCCGGTGGTCAGGCGGTGGGGCTGCTGGTGGCGACGGGCCTCGGATTCTTCGCCTTCAATCTCCAGGATGTGCTGCTCGAGCCGTACGGTGGCGAAGTCCTGCATTTCACCGTGGCCGGTACCACAGCGCTGACGGGCATCATGGCCTTTGGCGCGGTGCTGGCCTTTGTGTGGAGTGCCACACAGGACCGCACGGTGAAGGCGCCGCTGCGTCTGGCGTCGCAGGGCGTGGTGGTGGGTCTGCTGGGTTTTGCCATGATCACGGCCGGCAGCATGATGAGCAGCAATCCCATCTGGGCGCCGTTCTTCTTTCGCTTCGGCGTGATGCTGATCGGATTTGGCGAGGGACTGTTCGGTGTGGGGACGCTGTCGTTTGCGATGGGTATGCGTGATGCCACGCAGCACGGCATTGCGCTTGGCGCATGGGGCGCGGTGTTCGCCACTGCAGAAGGTCTGTCGTTCGCGTTGAGTGGCCTCATGAAGGATGCATTGTCGCACCTCGGTGCCACGCAGCCGGTCGGGAGTTGGCTGGCGCAGCCCGCTGCGCCCTATACGGCAGTGTATGGCACGGAGATCGTGGTGTTGCTGATCACGTTGGTTGTTCTGGGCACGGTGGGTCGCCGCGCGGCGAACCAGGTGTCAGTTGGAGTTGCACGCCCCTTCGGTCTCGCGGACATCCCGGCGTGA
- the bchL gene encoding ferredoxin:protochlorophyllide reductase (ATP-dependent) iron-sulfur ATP-binding protein, translated as MTTIRLPIVDEFGDGEGSVQVHQDEAQRIDGALVIAVYGKGGIGKSTTSSNLSAAFATLGKRVLQIGCDPKHDSTFTLTKRMVPTVIDVLEGVNFHGEELRPEDFMFEGYKGVQCIEAGGPPAGTGCGGYVTGQTVKLLKEHHLLEDTDVVIFDVLGDVVCGGFAAPLQHAHYCLIVTANDFDSIFAMNRIIAAIQAKSRNYKVRLGGVIANRSRETNEIDRFNAAVGLKTMAHFKDVDAIRRSRLKKSTIFEMGDEPEVLEVQQEYLALARRMLNDVEPLPASPLKDREIFDLLGFD; from the coding sequence ATGACGACCATTCGACTCCCCATTGTAGACGAATTCGGCGACGGGGAAGGCTCCGTGCAGGTCCACCAGGACGAGGCGCAGCGCATCGATGGCGCACTCGTGATTGCCGTGTACGGCAAGGGTGGCATCGGCAAGAGCACCACGTCATCGAATCTTTCGGCCGCCTTTGCCACGCTTGGCAAGCGTGTGCTGCAGATCGGCTGTGACCCCAAGCACGACAGCACCTTCACGCTCACCAAGCGCATGGTGCCCACGGTCATCGACGTGCTGGAAGGTGTGAACTTCCATGGTGAAGAGCTGCGCCCCGAGGACTTCATGTTCGAAGGCTACAAGGGCGTGCAGTGCATCGAGGCCGGCGGCCCGCCGGCCGGCACGGGATGTGGCGGCTACGTGACCGGCCAGACCGTCAAGCTTCTCAAGGAGCATCACCTGCTCGAAGACACCGACGTGGTGATCTTCGATGTACTGGGTGACGTGGTGTGTGGTGGGTTTGCGGCGCCGCTGCAGCATGCGCACTACTGTCTCATCGTCACGGCCAACGACTTCGACTCGATCTTCGCGATGAACCGCATCATCGCGGCCATCCAGGCCAAGTCGCGCAACTACAAGGTCCGATTGGGCGGGGTGATTGCCAACCGCTCGCGCGAGACCAACGAGATCGATCGCTTCAATGCCGCCGTCGGTTTGAAGACGATGGCGCACTTCAAGGATGTGGATGCCATTCGGCGCAGCCGGCTCAAGAAGAGCACCATCTTCGAGATGGGCGATGAGCCGGAAGTGTTGGAAGTGCAGCAGGAGTACCTGGCGCTGGCCAGACGCATGCTCAACGACGTGGAGCCACTTCCGGCTTCGCCGCTCAAGGACCGCGAAATCTTCGACCTGTTGGGATTCGACTGA
- the acsF gene encoding magnesium-protoporphyrin IX monomethyl ester (oxidative) cyclase, which yields MYSTTTELPVRPIVAPNATTQAAQQDAMLNPRFYTTNFAEIDALHITPENRRMWDDMLAEFRRDPNKDHFKRSPEFDDDFSSMDPALREQFIEFLTSSVTAEFSGCILYAEIKKRIKNPDVRDLFGFMSRDEGRHAGFINHTLRDFNVAVDLSFLTRAKKYTYFQPKFIYYATYLSEKIGYARYITIYRNFEKQPDKRFHPIFKFFENWCLDEFRHGEAFAVLMRSNPHLLQGVNKLWIRFFLLAVFCTMYVRDHARKEFFDFMGLDVDDYDRRVITLTNTISRQVFPETIDTESEGFWELLDTMWKNTEAMRKAEQKGGLFAGVKVAGLKAANAFTFLRLFLRRPHRQALPADVRMQPVW from the coding sequence ATGTACTCAACGACGACCGAACTTCCGGTGCGCCCGATCGTGGCGCCCAACGCCACCACCCAGGCGGCGCAGCAGGATGCGATGCTCAATCCGCGCTTCTACACCACGAACTTCGCGGAAATCGATGCCCTGCACATCACGCCCGAGAACCGCCGCATGTGGGATGACATGCTGGCCGAGTTCCGGCGTGATCCCAACAAGGATCACTTCAAGCGCTCGCCGGAGTTCGATGACGACTTCTCGTCAATGGACCCGGCCCTGCGCGAGCAGTTCATCGAGTTCCTCACCTCGTCGGTGACGGCCGAGTTCTCGGGATGCATTCTGTACGCCGAGATCAAGAAGCGCATCAAAAATCCGGATGTGCGCGATCTGTTCGGCTTCATGAGCCGCGACGAGGGCCGGCACGCCGGGTTCATCAACCACACGCTGCGCGACTTCAATGTGGCGGTGGACCTGAGCTTCCTGACGCGGGCCAAGAAGTACACGTACTTCCAGCCCAAGTTCATCTACTACGCCACGTACCTCTCGGAAAAGATCGGCTACGCGCGGTACATCACCATCTACCGCAACTTCGAGAAGCAGCCGGACAAGCGCTTCCATCCGATCTTCAAGTTCTTCGAGAACTGGTGCCTGGACGAGTTCCGGCACGGCGAAGCGTTTGCCGTGCTGATGCGCTCCAATCCGCATTTGCTGCAGGGCGTGAACAAGCTGTGGATTCGCTTCTTCCTGCTGGCCGTGTTCTGCACGATGTATGTGCGCGACCACGCGAGAAAGGAGTTCTTCGACTTCATGGGCCTCGACGTGGATGACTACGATCGCCGTGTCATCACGCTGACCAACACGATCAGCCGCCAGGTATTCCCGGAAACCATCGATACGGAATCGGAAGGATTCTGGGAGCTGCTCGATACCATGTGGAAGAACACCGAGGCCATGCGCAAGGCAGAGCAGAAGGGCGGACTGTTTGCCGGTGTCAAGGTGGCGGGCCTCAAGGCGGCCAACGCATTCACATTCCTTCGGCTGTTCCTGCGTCGCCCGCACCGGCAGGCCCTGCCGGCGGATGTACGCATGCAGCCGGTGTGGTGA
- the bchM gene encoding magnesium protoporphyrin IX methyltransferase, translating to MPAPTTMTHSPTPGPSFDGTPPGGSHAASVSYRERRAWIGEYFDRTAADAWKALTSDAPVSRVRASVRAGRDTMRETLLSYLPPDLHGMRVLDAGCGTGTAAMALAERGAEVVAIDLSPTLVEHAQERAEAAGAPPIDFRSGDMLDPSLGTFDYVLAMDSIIHYELPEMMAVLTALAPRVRERMLITVAPRTPMLTVMRAVGRLFPRADRAPAIVPVSDYAFRKAFTAVPALETWGIVGTRLVESGFYRSMAIKLQNASLRGDAALQR from the coding sequence ATGCCCGCGCCCACCACCATGACTCATTCCCCGACTCCAGGTCCGTCGTTTGATGGAACGCCGCCAGGGGGTTCGCACGCCGCATCGGTTTCGTACCGCGAGCGGCGGGCCTGGATCGGGGAGTACTTCGACCGCACCGCGGCCGATGCCTGGAAGGCTCTCACGTCAGACGCTCCGGTGTCGCGCGTGCGCGCCTCCGTGCGCGCCGGTCGTGACACCATGCGCGAAACGCTGCTGAGCTATCTGCCGCCCGACCTGCATGGCATGCGGGTGCTCGACGCCGGCTGCGGCACGGGCACGGCGGCCATGGCGCTGGCTGAGCGCGGCGCGGAGGTGGTGGCCATCGATCTTTCGCCGACGCTTGTGGAGCATGCGCAGGAGCGCGCGGAGGCTGCCGGTGCACCGCCCATCGATTTTCGTTCCGGTGACATGCTCGATCCGTCGCTGGGCACGTTCGACTACGTGCTGGCCATGGACAGCATCATTCACTACGAGCTGCCGGAAATGATGGCCGTGCTGACGGCACTCGCGCCGCGTGTGCGGGAGCGCATGCTCATCACGGTGGCCCCGCGCACGCCCATGCTCACGGTGATGCGGGCGGTTGGCCGGCTCTTCCCCCGCGCGGACCGCGCACCGGCCATCGTGCCGGTGTCCGACTACGCGTTCCGCAAGGCCTTTACCGCCGTGCCGGCATTGGAAACCTGGGGCATCGTGGGGACCCGTCTCGTGGAGTCGGGCTTCTATCGCTCGATGGCCATCAAGCTGCAGAACGCGTCGTTGCGCGGTGATGCCGCGCTTCAGCGCTGA